Genomic window (Verrucomicrobiales bacterium):
TGTGAGGTGACAATCGGCAAGTCTGACTGCGGTTGAAATGGTCATGACGGGCTGGGCAAATCCGGAGGCTGGTAGGGGTTGTCCTCGATCGGGCTTGTTCGGTGTGGGACTCAGCGCAGGATAAGCAGGAACAAATTCCCAACAACATCGAGCAAAGACCAGGCGACAAGCGCCGGCTGATTCTCAGTGGGGACACGACTCTCGTCAGCAATGACGACCTCTGATCCTTCTGGGAAAAGCCGCCTGACTCGTCGCAGCTCGCCCGAATCAAGCCAGATCCCGCAGCATCTAGGGCAGCGGTCCAGTCGGCAACCATCGATTGAAAACGCGGCGCACTCCGCCAGACAATCAGGACATTGTATTTCTCCAACCTCTCCATGCGGCATAGCTCCAAGTTCTGTGATTCCTTTCTCCGCCAGCACACGGTTCAAAGCCACTCCGGGAATCCAAAACCCGCTGCAATGCTCACAACTGTAATAACGGTAGCCGTTCGCGTCATTGCTTGCGAGGATCTGCCGGTCTCTCGGGCATCTATTCATAACTCCACTGAACGTCCCCACTGATCCGCAGCCCGCCGACGGAGAACCAACTCGGGTGAAACCTGGGATGCAGGAACGGTGATCATGTAGAAAACTCGGAGGCTAAGGGCTGTTGGTCTCGAGTGGTTAGCCGGATCTTCTGCTCCGCCTTGGCGCGAGAGCGAAGAACTCGAGCTGCTGATACGAAATTAAGTCGGAGCGTTCTTTGAGTGCCCTGCTCAACGGATGAAATATTCCGCTCAAGAATCATTATGTCAGTTGACGCCGCGGGCTAGATAGGTGGTTAGGCCGAGGTCTCATGGTAAAAGTCGATAATCACTAAGCAGATGATGCACCAAACGTGCTGACGTGTCCGCCTCGTCAAGAAACCGTTTGATGTCTGGCCAACTAACATCGCAAGTCTTGATAACCGAGTTGTACTCGAACTC
Coding sequences:
- a CDS encoding zf-TFIIB domain-containing protein, with amino-acid sequence MALNRVLAEKGITELGAMPHGEVGEIQCPDCLAECAAFSIDGCRLDRCPRCCGIWLDSGELRRVRRLFPEGSEVVIADESRVPTENQPALVAWSLLDVVGNLFLLILR